The proteins below come from a single Aegilops tauschii subsp. strangulata cultivar AL8/78 chromosome 6, Aet v6.0, whole genome shotgun sequence genomic window:
- the LOC109740421 gene encoding AP-4 complex subunit sigma, producing the protein MGIRFVLLVNKQGQTRLAQYYEHLSLDERRALEGEIVRKCLARTDQQCSFVEHRNYKVVYRRYASLFFLVGVDNDENELAILEFIHLLVETMDRHFGNVCELDIMFHLEKVHFMLEEMVMNGCIVETSKQNILAPIQLMEKTS; encoded by the exons ATGGGGATCCGGTTCGTGCTGCTGGTGAACAAGCAGGGGCAGACGCGGCTGGCGCAGTACTACGAGCACCTCTCCCTCGACGAGCGCCGCGCCCTCGAGGGCGAGATCGTCCGCAAGTGCCTCGCCCGCACCGACCAGCAG TGCTCTTTCGTGGAGCACCGGAACTACAAGGTCGTCTACAGGCGCTACGCCTCTCTCTTCTTCCTCGTCGGCGTCGACAACGATGAG AATGAGTTAGCCATCCTCGAATTCATACATCTTCTGGTGGAAACCATGGACCGCCACTTTGGCAACGTG TGTGAGCTTGACATCATGTTCCATCTGGAGAAAGTCCACTTCATGCTCGAAGAGATGGTGATGAATGGTTGCATCGTGGAGACGAGCAAACAGAACATATTGGCGCCCATCCAGCTCATGGAGAAAACCTCGTAA
- the LOC109740412 gene encoding uncharacterized protein produces the protein MEMDMDSMSDFSDWSSSDDSDIEELLQDDDMEMMVAILAVKDLEDRKKLLDQRKGSQIGRLCIERNRALDHEQLMQDYFAEVPTYPHRVFRRRYRMRRTLFERIVKDCEANSHYFTRRRNADGAMGFSAYQKISAAMRVLAYGIPADYCDEYLRIGQDTTTESVRRFAKMVIRLYGDWYLRAPNEEDTKRLMEINEKRGWPGMLGSLDCMHWK, from the coding sequence ATGGAGATGGACATGGATTCGATGTCAGATTTTTCCGATTGGTCGTCTTCGGACGATTCGGACATCGAGGAGCTGCTACAAGACGATGACATGGAGATGATGGTCGCCATTCTCGCCGTGAAAGATCTTGAGGACCGCAAGAAGCTGCTGGATCAGAGGAAGGGGTCGCAGATAGGGCGCCTTTGCATCGAGAGGAACCGCGCACTCGACCACGAGCAACTCATGCAAGACTACTTTGCAGAGGTACCGACATACCCACATCGCGTCTTCCGTAGAAGGTACCGCATGCGTCGTACTTTGTTTGAGAGAATCGTCAAAGATTGCGAGGCCAACTCGCATTATTTCACGCGTCGTAGAAATGCTGACGGCGCCATGGGATTTAGTGCATACCAGAAGATATCGGCTGCAATGCGGGTGCTCGCCTATGGCATACCCGCGGACTACTGTGACGAGTATCTTCGCATTGGCCAAGATACTACCACCGAGTCCGTGCGTAGGTTTGCCAAGATGGTCATCCGGTTGTATGGTGATTGGTATCTTCGGGCTCCCAATGAGGAAGATACAAAGAGGTTGATGGAGATAAATGAAAAAAGGGGATGGCCGGGCATGCTTGGTAGTCTAGATTGCATGCACTGGAAATAG
- the LOC109740420 gene encoding putative F-box/FBD/LRR-repeat protein At5g52460 — protein MDAAAGEGGGGGFANYAEIAAHFNNLALAVLSAQDRIDSIVPYLISLLPPPFVPAPDADDSSNSDDDHFSLTSSDSEDGVADDRPAAAQTAQDDDGRDHISRLPDDLLSNIISRLPTNEAARTMVLSTRWRCVWAATPLLVDDAHLRAADGLCELRAVRAVSRCVAAHPGPVLAARVTRLSFDQHEYALQQLIANLAARNIQDLILFNRPWPLDLPLPGDILSCASLTRLYIGLWRWRFPDTTANSPAFPNLQELGLFHTIIEDREVDPLLAHCPKLKILSFAMAYSFPSCLRIRSRSLRIVVEWLCSVDEVIIEDAPCLERLFFESFADRRPVKIVHAPRLEVLGFLDLQLHALEIGGIVIRAGMNVRASAMLPSLKILAVKVQFSHATEAKMLHTLLRCFPHLQTLHVMFQSIGSRSPDSVDRADFWQSLGTCDCLESHLETLVLHGFQGLECEQLFVSYILEKGKVLKTLSVVCVDIEDVGVEEGPISGSVDESNVSSGGRSSGDDVVMEGGLMSGSVDEGDISSGGSSSSDDVVTEGGPMSGSIGEANAPSVGSSGNDMIYFCPAASCWSFQNAIDLSVEDPFCVLLRQARITYVAAE, from the exons atggacgccgccgcaggtgaaggaggaggaggaggatttGCGAACTACGCCGAAATCGCGGCGCACTTCAACAATCTGGCATTGGCGGTCCTGTCCGCGCAGGACCGCATCGATTCCATCGTCCCCTACCTCATCTCCCTCCTGCCCCCACCCTTCGTCCCCGCGCCCGACGCCGACGACTCCTCCAACTCCGACGACGACCACTTCTCCCTCACCTCCTCCGACTCCGAGGACGGCGTCGCCGACGACCGGCCCGCTGCCGCTCAGACGGCGCAGGACGATGACGGCCGGGACCACATCAGCCGCCTACCGGACGACCTGCTCTCCAACATCATCTCCCGCCTCCCCACCAACGAAGCCGCACGCACCATGGTCCTCTCCACCCGCTGGCGCTGCGTGTGGGCGGCGACCCCGCTCCTCGTCGACGACGCTCACCTCAGGGCCGCCGACGGGCTCTGCGAGCTCCGCGCCGTCCGCGCCGTCTCCCGCTGCGTGGCCGCTCACCCGGGCCCCGTCCTCGCCGCGCGCGTCACCCGCCTCTCCTTCGACCAGCACGAGTACGCGCTTCAGCAACTGATTGCCAACCTTGCCGCGAGGAACATCCAGGACCTCATCCTCTTCAACCGCCCCTGGCCGCTCGACCTGCCGCTCCCCGGCGATATCCTCAGCTGCGCCTCCCTCACCCGCCTCTACATCGGTCTCTGGCGATGGCGCTTCCCAGACACGACCGCCAACTCGCCTGCCTTCCCCAACCTTCAGGAGCTCGGCCTTTTCCACACCATCATCGAGGACAGGGAAGTCGATCCCTTGCTCGCGCATTGCCCCAAGCTGAAGATCCTCTCCTTTGCCATGGCGTACAGCTTCCCTTCTTGCCTCCGCATCAGGTCCCGCAGCCTCCGTATCGTGGTCGAATGGCTATGCAGCGTCGATGAAGTCATCATAGAGGATGCACCCTGCCTGGAGCGCCTGTTCTTCGAAAGCTTTGCCGACCGGAGGCCCGTCAAGATTGTCCACGCGCCCCGGCTGGAGGTGCTCGGTTTCTTAGACCTCCAGCTCCATGCGCTTGAGATTGGCGGCATTGTGATCAGG GCTGGGATGAATGTGAGAGCTAGCGCCATGCTGCCAAGTTTGAAGATACTGGCTGTCAAGGTGCAATTTTCGCATGCCACGGAGGCTAAGATGCTGCACACTCTACTCCGATGCTTTCCTCACCTTCAGACGCTTCACGTCATG TTCCAGTCCATTGGATCCAGGTCACCTGATAGTGTTGATCGTGCTGACTTCTGGCAGTCCTTGGGCACATGCGATTGCCTTGAATCTCATCTGGAGACGCTTGTCCTCCACGGCTTCCAGGGCCTTGAATGTGAGCAGCTGTTTGTCAGTTACATACTGGAGAAGGGGAAGGTGCTTAAGACCCTGAGCGTTGTTTGTGTTGACATTGAGGATGTAGGAGTAGAGGAAGGCCCTATCTCAGGTTCTGTTGATGAGAGCAATGTGTCATCTGGTGGAAGAAGTAGCGGTGATGATGTGGTAATGGAGGGAGGCCTGATGTCAGGTTCTGTTGATGAGGGCGATATATCATCAGGTGGAAGTAGTAGCAGTGATGATGTGGTAACAGAGGGAGGTCCGATGTCAGGTTCCATTGGTGAGGCCAATGCGCCATCAGTTGGAAGCAGTGGCAATGATATGATTTATTTTTGTCCGGCCGCCTCTTGCTGGAGCTTTCAGAACGCCATTGACTTGTCAGTGGAGGATCCTTTCTGCGTGTTGTTGAGGCAGGCCCGGATCACTTATGTTGCTGCGGAATGA